A stretch of Castanea sativa cultivar Marrone di Chiusa Pesio chromosome 2, ASM4071231v1 DNA encodes these proteins:
- the LOC142625592 gene encoding 3-ketoacyl-CoA thiolase 2, peroxisomal-like gives MEKAINRQRVLLEHLRPSSSSSFVYGTDSSSSSSPPISASACAAGDSAAYHRTSVFGDDVVIVAAYRTPICKAKRGGFKDTHADDLLAPVLKAVIEKSNVNPSEVGDIVVGTVLAPGSQRATECRMAAFYAGFPETVPIRTVNRQCSSGLQAVADVAAAIRAGFYDIGIGAGLESMTSSPLAWEGSVNPKVKIFEQAQSCLLPMGITSENVAHRFGVTRQEQDQAAVESHQRAAAAIASGKFKDEIIPVPTKIVDPKTGDEKPVTISIDDGVRPNARFSDLAKLKPVFKKDGSTTAGNSSQVSDGAGAVLLMKRSIAVQKGLPILGVFRTFAAVGVDPAIMGVGPAAAIPAAVKAAGLELDDIDLFEINEAFASQFVYCRNKLELDPEKVNVNGGAIALGHPLGATGARCVATLLHEMKRRGKDCRFGVISMCIGSGMGAAAVFERGDAVDDLCNARVVQSNSLLSKDAW, from the exons ATGGAGAAAGCTATTAACAGGCAACGTGTTCTGTTGGAACACCTTCgaccttcctcttcttcttcatttgtttACGGCAccgattcttcttcttcttcttctcctccaaTCTCG GCATCAGCATGTGCAGCTGGGGATAGTGCTGCGTACCATAGGACTTCGGTGTTTGGGGACGATGTTGTCATTGTCGC AGCGTATCGGACTCCAATTTGCAAAGCCAAGCGTGGTGGTTTCAAGGATACTCATGCCGATGATCTCCTTGCACCAGTTTTGAAG GCAGTGATAGAGAAAAGCAATGTGAATCCTAGTGAAGTTGGGGATATTGTGGTGGGTACCGTGTTGGCCCCAGGATCTCAAAGAGCAACTGAATGCAGGATGGCTGCATTCTATGCTGGTTTCCCTG AAACTGTGCCTATCAGGACTGTGAATAGGCAATGTTCATCTGGGCTTCAGGCGGTTGCTGATGTTGCTGCAGCTATAAGAGCTGGATTTTATGACATTG GCATTGGAGCTGGCTTGGAATCCATGACTTCTAGTCCATTGGCATGGGAAGGATCGGTGAATCCCAAA GTAAAGATCTTTGAACAAGCCCAAAGTTGCCTTCTTCCCATGGGGATAACCTCAGAAAATGTTGCACATCGTTTTGGTGTAACTAGGCAGGAACAAGATCAAGCTGCA GTCGAGTCACATCAACGAGCTGCTGCTGCTATTGCCTCTGGTAAATTTAAGGATGAAATTATTCCTGTGCCAACCAAG atTGTCGATCCAAAAACTGGTGATGAGAAGCCTGTTACAATCTCTATTGATGATGGGGTTCGACCTAATGCAAGATTTTCAGATCTGGCAAAACTGAAGCCTGTTTTTAAGAAAGATGGGAGTACCACTGCTG GCAATTCTAGCCAAGTGAGTGATGGTGCTGGGGCTGTTCTCCTCATGAAGAGAAGCATTGCAGTGCAAAAGGGACTGCCCATCCTTGGTGTATTCAG GACTTTTGCCGCTGTTGGTGTTGATCCCGCAATCATGGGTGTCGGCCCAGCCGCTGCAATTCCAGCTGCTGTCAAGGCTGCCGGTTTAGAGCTTGATGATATTGACCTTTTTGAGATTAATGAG GCATTTGCATCCCAATTTGTATATTGTCGTAACAAGTTGGAACTTGATCCAGAAAAAGTCAATGTGAATGGAGGTGCTATAGCCCTTGGGCATCCTTTGGGTGCTACAG GCGCTCGCTGTGTTGCTACTCTATTGCATGAGATGAAACGTCGTGGAAAAGACTGCCGCTTTGGAGTGATATCAATGTGCATAG GCTCTGGAATGGGGGCAGCCGCTGTTTTTGAAAGGGGCGATGCTGTTGATGACCTCTGCAATGCCCGGGTAGTTCAAAGCAACAGTCTTTTATCTAAGGATGCTTGGTAG